From Candidatus Hydrogenedentota bacterium:
ATGGAAGCAAGGCGAAACGGATACGGACCCAACAAGGAAGACCGCCACGCCGGTCAAGGTTGATTTACCTTCTCATGGAAGCACGAGCACGAGCACGAGCACGAGCACGAGCACGAGCACGAGCACGAGCACGAGTTGGGCTAGGCGAAGTGCTGTGCGCATAGGGATGTGGATTTTTGGGGGCGCGGGGTGCGCCCCTACACTTTGTTGACAAACCAAACCATAGGACGATTCGAACGATGACCCCGAAGACCGTGGCAGTAGCCGGTGCGACCGGCCTCGTTGGGCGCGAGATGATGCGCGTGCTCGAGGAGCGCAATTTCCCCGTGAAGTCGATCAAGCTGTTGGCGTCGGCGCGCTCGAAGGGGACGAAGCTCACGTTCAAGGGCGAGGAACTGCCGGTCGAGGAATTGACGGAGACGTCGTTCAAAGGGGTCGAGATCGCGCTGTTCAGCGCGGGTGGCGGCACGAGCAAGAAGTTTTCGCCGTTCGCTGCGAAGGACGGCTGCGTGGTCGTCGATAATTCCAGTGCGTGGCGCATGGACGAGAAGGTGCCGCTGGTGGTACCGGAGGTGAACCCCGGCGACATCAAGTGGCACCAGGGGATCATCGCGAACCCGAACTGCTCGACGATTCAGATGGTGGTGGTGTTGAAACCTTTGCACGACGCGGCGAAGGTCGAGCGCGTTATCGTGTCGACGTACCAGGCGGTGTCCGGCGCGGGCATCAAGGCGCTGGACGAATTGATGGATCAGACGCGCGCGGTGATCGAGGGACGCAAGCCGGAAGCGAAGTTGTTCCCCCACCAGATTGCGTTCAACTGCATTCCGCAGATTCCTCAGAGTGACGCGTTCGGCGCCAATGGGTACACGTCCGAAGAAATGAAGATGGTCAACGAGACC
This genomic window contains:
- a CDS encoding aspartate-semialdehyde dehydrogenase — protein: MTPKTVAVAGATGLVGREMMRVLEERNFPVKSIKLLASARSKGTKLTFKGEELPVEELTETSFKGVEIALFSAGGGTSKKFSPFAAKDGCVVVDNSSAWRMDEKVPLVVPEVNPGDIKWHQGIIANPNCSTIQMVVVLKPLHDAAKVERVIVSTYQAVSGAGIKALDELMDQTRAVIEGRKPEAKLFPHQIAFNCIPQIPQSDAFGANGYTSEEMKMVNETKKIMGDPSIRVCATTVRVPVYTGHSESVNIETQKKLTPAEASAILEKAEGVVVQDEPSKQVYPLACNAAGRGETFVGRIREDLSHPNGLAMWIVSDNLLKGAALNAVQIAERL